The following proteins are encoded in a genomic region of Astatotilapia calliptera chromosome 22, fAstCal1.2, whole genome shotgun sequence:
- the gmeb1 gene encoding glucocorticoid modulatory element-binding protein 1 isoform X2, producing the protein MSVMATTDEVTVPMGEVVMVKDDSGEGDPDDPNKTQVILQLQPITTGDESAETDAAVMAVESHSEQTEGDDVEIGCPITCGDCKAVLLVKKFVCPGINVKCVKYEDQLISPKQFVHISGKATLKDWKRAIRMGGVMLRKMMDSGQLDFYQHSTLCTNTCRSTKFDLLINNTRFPPDGTGLTTPTSSQGQVILGNGGAAAEDRAKVLSGKLDWSSSSSESADKKGSAEISEDTLNFWKGIADVGLLGEVVTNINTELVELLNSVQQRMDPASLQDTDSCLVEVAVLSNLAQVFDLLDVVKKIVERRKQQTDPSQEQVLSMLTNLEVQLEEQKKQQQVRALLTCPQPAKNKTPTKRPTKRPRLQRPASTTTLLTTPINQQATLQPQQFTVLSPISLSSVGQPFTVAGLPIASLSQSSNTVTLLPAGSQVFTRYMVAGDGKTETITLHPSSGLTLVGTTALQDSSQLGTVMSPMELVQLSQQASGAEVVPIEGQVVDGTMLVQQEVMQGEVEGSQEHTVIEINPTPVEQAVGVMELQLTGESGREGATMVVQSGVEMTMSAETEEETQHQLQEAHTERVQEVQLDASGHLSHVQIVVIGENTQEENKVK; encoded by the exons ATGAGTGTGATGGCGACCACTGATGAGGTCACTGTACCTATGGGGGAAGTGGTGATGGTAAAGGACGACAGTGGTGAAGGTGACCCCGATGACCCTAATAAGACTCAGGTCATCCTCCAGCTCCAGCCAATCACCACTGG AGACGAGTCTGCTGAAACAGATGCGGCTGTCATGGCTGTTGAATCTCATTCAG AGCAAACTGAGGGAGACGACGTTGAAATTGGCTGCCCTATAACGTGTGGTGACTGTAAAGCTGTGTTGCTAGTGAAAAAGTTTGTGTGCCCAGGAATCAATGTGAAATGTGTGAAG TATGAAGACCAGTTGATCAGTCCCAAGCAGTTTGTGCACATTTCTGGAAAAGCTACTCTGAAAGACTGGAAGAGAGCCATCAGGATGGGGGGAGTCATGCTGAG AAAAATGATGGATTCCGGTCAGCTGGACTTCTACCAGCACAGCACTCTGTGCACTAACACATGTCGCAGCACCAAGTTTGaccttttaataaacaacacacGCTTCCCTCCTGATGGCACCGGACTTACCACACCTACATCCTCTCAAG GTCAGGTGATCCTGGGTAATGGTGGGGCAGCTGCAGAAGACCGAGCAAAGGTCCTGAGCGGGAAGTTGGACTGGAGCTCAAGTTCATCGGAGTCTGCAGACAAAAAGGGATCAGCTGAGATCTCTG AGGACACACTGAACTTTTGGAAGGGCATTGCAGATGTGGGTTTGTTGGGTGAAGTGGTGACCAACATCAACACGGAGCTTGTGGAGCTGTTAAACAGCGTGCAGCAGCGCATGGATCCGGCCAGCCTACAGGACACAG ATTCCTGTCTGGTAGAGGTGGCCGTGCTCAGTAACCTCGCCCAGGTCTTCGATCTGCTCGATGTGGTCAAGAAGATTGTGGAGAGGAGAAAGCAGCAGACGGATCCCAGTCAGGAGCAGGTGCTCAGCATGCTCACCA ACCTGGAGGTGCAGCTGGAAGaacagaagaagcagcagcaagTACGAGCTCTTCTCACCTGCCCCCAGCctgccaaaaacaaaactcccaCTAAACGCCCGACCAAGCGGCCTCGACTCCAGAGACCTgcctccaccaccaccctccTGACCACCCCTATAAACCAGCAAGCCACTCTGCAGCCTCAGCAGTTCACCGTTCTTTCACCCATCTCGCTGTCCTCAGTGGGGCAGCCATTCACCGTGGCAGGCCTACCTATTGCCTCGCTGTCCCAGTCCTCCAACACAGTCACATTACTCCCTGCCGGCTCGCAGGTCTTCACCCGCTACATGGTGGCTGGAGATGGTAAGACAGAAACCATCACCCTGCATCCGTCCTCAGGTTTGACACTGGTTGGCACCACCGCTTTGCAGGACTCCAGCCAACTGGGCACAGTAATGAGCCCCATGGAGCTGGTGCAGCTAAGCCAGCAGGCCAGCGGTGCAGAGGTGGTGCCCATAGAAGGCCAAGTGGTAGACGGCACCATGCTAGTGCAACAGGAGGTGATGCAGGGGGAAGTGGAGGGCAGCCAGGAACACACGGTCATTGAGATCAATCCAACTCCTGTGGAGCAGGCAGTGGGAGTGATGGAGCTCCAGCTGACCGGGGAGTCAGGCAGAGAAGGGGCCACCATGGTGGTCCAGAGTGGGGTGGAGATGACCATGTCGGCAGAGACGGAGGAGGAGACTCAGCACCAGCTGCAGGAGGCACACACTGAAAGGGTTCAGGAGGTGCAACTGGATGCTAGCGGACACCTGTCGCACGTACAGATAGTGGTGATAGGAGAAAACACTCAGGAAGAAAACAAGGTCAAATAA
- the gmeb1 gene encoding glucocorticoid modulatory element-binding protein 1 isoform X1 — MSVMATTDEVTVPMGEVVMVKDDSGEGDPDDPNKTQVILQLQPITTGDESAETDAAVMAVESHSEQTEGDDVEIGCPITCGDCKAVLLVKKFVCPGINVKCVKYEDQLISPKQFVHISGKATLKDWKRAIRMGGVMLRKMMDSGQLDFYQHSTLCTNTCRSTKFDLLINNTRFPPDGTGLTTPTSSQVTGQVILGNGGAAAEDRAKVLSGKLDWSSSSSESADKKGSAEISEDTLNFWKGIADVGLLGEVVTNINTELVELLNSVQQRMDPASLQDTDSCLVEVAVLSNLAQVFDLLDVVKKIVERRKQQTDPSQEQVLSMLTNLEVQLEEQKKQQQVRALLTCPQPAKNKTPTKRPTKRPRLQRPASTTTLLTTPINQQATLQPQQFTVLSPISLSSVGQPFTVAGLPIASLSQSSNTVTLLPAGSQVFTRYMVAGDGKTETITLHPSSGLTLVGTTALQDSSQLGTVMSPMELVQLSQQASGAEVVPIEGQVVDGTMLVQQEVMQGEVEGSQEHTVIEINPTPVEQAVGVMELQLTGESGREGATMVVQSGVEMTMSAETEEETQHQLQEAHTERVQEVQLDASGHLSHVQIVVIGENTQEENKVK, encoded by the exons ATGAGTGTGATGGCGACCACTGATGAGGTCACTGTACCTATGGGGGAAGTGGTGATGGTAAAGGACGACAGTGGTGAAGGTGACCCCGATGACCCTAATAAGACTCAGGTCATCCTCCAGCTCCAGCCAATCACCACTGG AGACGAGTCTGCTGAAACAGATGCGGCTGTCATGGCTGTTGAATCTCATTCAG AGCAAACTGAGGGAGACGACGTTGAAATTGGCTGCCCTATAACGTGTGGTGACTGTAAAGCTGTGTTGCTAGTGAAAAAGTTTGTGTGCCCAGGAATCAATGTGAAATGTGTGAAG TATGAAGACCAGTTGATCAGTCCCAAGCAGTTTGTGCACATTTCTGGAAAAGCTACTCTGAAAGACTGGAAGAGAGCCATCAGGATGGGGGGAGTCATGCTGAG AAAAATGATGGATTCCGGTCAGCTGGACTTCTACCAGCACAGCACTCTGTGCACTAACACATGTCGCAGCACCAAGTTTGaccttttaataaacaacacacGCTTCCCTCCTGATGGCACCGGACTTACCACACCTACATCCTCTCAAG TTACAGGTCAGGTGATCCTGGGTAATGGTGGGGCAGCTGCAGAAGACCGAGCAAAGGTCCTGAGCGGGAAGTTGGACTGGAGCTCAAGTTCATCGGAGTCTGCAGACAAAAAGGGATCAGCTGAGATCTCTG AGGACACACTGAACTTTTGGAAGGGCATTGCAGATGTGGGTTTGTTGGGTGAAGTGGTGACCAACATCAACACGGAGCTTGTGGAGCTGTTAAACAGCGTGCAGCAGCGCATGGATCCGGCCAGCCTACAGGACACAG ATTCCTGTCTGGTAGAGGTGGCCGTGCTCAGTAACCTCGCCCAGGTCTTCGATCTGCTCGATGTGGTCAAGAAGATTGTGGAGAGGAGAAAGCAGCAGACGGATCCCAGTCAGGAGCAGGTGCTCAGCATGCTCACCA ACCTGGAGGTGCAGCTGGAAGaacagaagaagcagcagcaagTACGAGCTCTTCTCACCTGCCCCCAGCctgccaaaaacaaaactcccaCTAAACGCCCGACCAAGCGGCCTCGACTCCAGAGACCTgcctccaccaccaccctccTGACCACCCCTATAAACCAGCAAGCCACTCTGCAGCCTCAGCAGTTCACCGTTCTTTCACCCATCTCGCTGTCCTCAGTGGGGCAGCCATTCACCGTGGCAGGCCTACCTATTGCCTCGCTGTCCCAGTCCTCCAACACAGTCACATTACTCCCTGCCGGCTCGCAGGTCTTCACCCGCTACATGGTGGCTGGAGATGGTAAGACAGAAACCATCACCCTGCATCCGTCCTCAGGTTTGACACTGGTTGGCACCACCGCTTTGCAGGACTCCAGCCAACTGGGCACAGTAATGAGCCCCATGGAGCTGGTGCAGCTAAGCCAGCAGGCCAGCGGTGCAGAGGTGGTGCCCATAGAAGGCCAAGTGGTAGACGGCACCATGCTAGTGCAACAGGAGGTGATGCAGGGGGAAGTGGAGGGCAGCCAGGAACACACGGTCATTGAGATCAATCCAACTCCTGTGGAGCAGGCAGTGGGAGTGATGGAGCTCCAGCTGACCGGGGAGTCAGGCAGAGAAGGGGCCACCATGGTGGTCCAGAGTGGGGTGGAGATGACCATGTCGGCAGAGACGGAGGAGGAGACTCAGCACCAGCTGCAGGAGGCACACACTGAAAGGGTTCAGGAGGTGCAACTGGATGCTAGCGGACACCTGTCGCACGTACAGATAGTGGTGATAGGAGAAAACACTCAGGAAGAAAACAAGGTCAAATAA